TTCGTCAAGCTAGATTCAATACGCGAGCTCTTTTTTGCTTCTACGACGTCTGACGAGGTACCTAACCGGTGCGAGATGAGTGCCCATTGACCGGGGGATGTGCGAAGTCGGCAGCGACAGGTAAAAGCCTATAGGATGAATCCCCAGGTTCCATAAGGGAAAAAACCCTGGGGATTTAAGAAAAATGATAGAGCCATAGCGAAAAGATTCTGATAGTCCTAGACTTCCATGATAATTGGCAAGATCATAGGACGTCGTTTGGTCCGGTCCCATAAAAACCGTCCTAATGTATCTCGCACCAGGGCCTTAATGGCAGACCATTCACTGAGATTGCCACCTTCCATCGCCGTTAAAGCAGATTTGACCCGGGCACGGGCTTCATCCAAGAGGGCCTCGGATTCTCTCACATACACAAATCCGCGGGAAACAATGTCAGGTCCCGACACAAGAAGACCGGATTGGGCATCCATGCCTACGACCACAATTAATATGCCATCGTTGGATAATTGTTTGCGGTCACGCAAGACAATGTTGCCAACATCACCCACACCAAACCCGTCAACCAGCACTTTGCCGGCGGGAACTTGCCCCACTATTTGAGCCGAATCTTTCGTTAACTCAAACACCGTTCCATTTTCCCCAATAAGGACATGAGATGGGTCAATACCTACTTCCCTCGCGAGTTGCGCATGATGCACAAGATGACGATACTCTCCATGTACCGGAATGAAGAATTTTGGTTTGACCAGGTTCAACATGAGTTTCAACTCTTCTTGGCAAGCATGACCGGATACATGAATTCCAATATTGGGCCCATAATACACTTCGGCTCCGAGACGGTATAAGTTATTCACGGTTCGTGCAACCATTTTCTCATTACCAGGGATGGCCGTCGCTGAAATAATCACCGTATCCCCAGACATGATTTCAACCTTTTTGTGGTCTGAGGTCGACATTCGGGTCAAAGCCGACATGGGTTCTCCTTGGGACCCCGTGGTCAAAATTAACGTTTTGTTGGCCGGTTGTTTTAAGATGTTATCTAAGGACATCCATGTGCCTTCAGGAAAGTCGAGATAATGAAGTTCGGTCGCTTTTTGCACGACATTTTCCATACTGCGACCAACAACAGCTACATGCCGGCCATGACGCACGGCGGATTCGACAACTTGCTGAATACGGTGAACCTGCGACGCGAACGACGATACCAACACACGCCCCGTCGCTTGCTCAATAATCCGATCCAAGGTCTTCCCCACCGTTTTTTCAGAAGGCGTATATCCCGGTCTCTCCGCATTGGTACTGTCCGCTAATAACAATAACACCCCTTCCGAACCCACTTGCGCCAATTTATGAAAGTCCGCAACGTGGCCATCGACGGGGGTGTGGTCGAACTTGAAGTCGCCGGTATGAACAATCGTACCGACCGGATTTCGAATAATGAGACCGGTCGCATCCGGAATTGAATGGTTAACACGGAAAAATTCGACGGAAAAGCTTCCGACGCGAATGGTGTCTCCAGGGTCAACGGGATGCGATTTAGGATGGAGACTAATTTGGTGTTCTTGTAATTTCATTTCCACGATGCCTAAGGTCAACCGCGTGCCATAAATCGGCACTTGAATCTGTTTCAAGAAATAAGGGATTCCGCCAATATGGTCTTCATGGCCGTGTGTTAAGAAAATCGCACGAACACGGTCTTTGTTTTCGAGTAAATACGTGATATCGGGTAATACCAGATCAATTCCGGGCATATCAGGTTCTGGAAATGCTAATCCGCAGTCGATTAAAATGATGTCATTGCCATAAACGACAGCAGATAAATTTTTCCCAATTTCACCTAATCCCCCTAGGGGAATAAATTGTAATTTTCCGGGTCCTGGGCGTGCCAGTTTCCCCACCTCCTATTTTTCCGCACACGGAGCACATCAAAATGCCCCTAGCCGTCCGGCTAGGGACTTATGCCAGGGGCAATTTGATTTGAGGCGGCGGTATTGGCCCCCGTCCCGTCCTGTGCCAACCCGCTCACACCTATTTACCACCGAGCACTAAGTCGTTACCAATAGTATAACTCGGTAACAGCCCTGCATGCAATCGCTGATAATCAATTTCACTGACCTTCGGTCTGCTCCAAGACAAGATATTCTCTTCAATCCTCACGGATTAAGCTTGTGCGGTCTTTCTGGACGAAAGAGACGACAAGTGCTTTGCTTGGGTATAGGCTGACCACACCGGCGCAAAAATGCTATCATCAGGCATTATCAAAGGAGAGCGGACCACAGGACGTATGAAATGTAACTGCGATAAAAGCCACTTTAAAGGAAGCGGATTAGACACCACGAATAAAGCTTTAAACAGAGGCCACAATTGATCATGAAGACTTTGTGCTCCCTGAATATCCCCCCGCAGAAAACGTTCTGTCATCTCTCTCATTTCCTTGCCCACGACATGAGAGGCTACTGAGACGACTCCATGGATTCCCACCGCCAATGAGGGAAAATACAAGCCGTCATCTCCAGAGTAAATGGGAACGTCAGGGGATAAGCCTGTCCGCAGCCGCATAATTTGGTCCAGCGAACCGGATGCTTCTTTGACGGCAAACGGGACAGCGACTTGTTGGCTAATCGCGATAATGGTATTTGCATCGACCATGCTAGCCGTTCGTCCCGGCACATTATAAAGCATCATCGGACAGCTTACGTGCTGAGATACGTTGATATAATGCGCAAGCAGTCCGTCTGGCGTCGGCTTATTGTAATAAGGCGATACCAATAAAATGCCATCCGCTCCCCACGATGCAGCTTCCACGGACAGTTCAATCGTCGTTCGCGTGTCATTAGTTCCTGTCCCAATCCATACAGGAATGTCAAAATGTACGGCCTCCCTCACCGCGTTGTAAAGCGTTTTGCGTTCTGCGGCCGTTAAACTAAATGCTTCTCCCGTTGATCCCGCCAAAATCAAACCGCCGGACCCGTTGTCCCGAAGGTATCGGGCTAGTCCGGCGGCAGCCTCTGTGTCAATCTCTCCCTCGTCAGTGAAAGGGGTCACCATTGCCGTAAAAATTCGTGGCCATATCATGTTTTTGGCACCTCCTCGTCCAAATGAAATTGTTTGTGTAAAGCTGCCACCGCCTTTTCCATATTGCGGCGGTGTAGCAACAGCGTAATGGTGGAA
The Sulfobacillus thermosulfidooxidans DNA segment above includes these coding regions:
- a CDS encoding ribonuclease J — encoded protein: MGKLARPGPGKLQFIPLGGLGEIGKNLSAVVYGNDIILIDCGLAFPEPDMPGIDLVLPDITYLLENKDRVRAIFLTHGHEDHIGGIPYFLKQIQVPIYGTRLTLGIVEMKLQEHQISLHPKSHPVDPGDTIRVGSFSVEFFRVNHSIPDATGLIIRNPVGTIVHTGDFKFDHTPVDGHVADFHKLAQVGSEGVLLLLADSTNAERPGYTPSEKTVGKTLDRIIEQATGRVLVSSFASQVHRIQQVVESAVRHGRHVAVVGRSMENVVQKATELHYLDFPEGTWMSLDNILKQPANKTLILTTGSQGEPMSALTRMSTSDHKKVEIMSGDTVIISATAIPGNEKMVARTVNNLYRLGAEVYYGPNIGIHVSGHACQEELKLMLNLVKPKFFIPVHGEYRHLVHHAQLAREVGIDPSHVLIGENGTVFELTKDSAQIVGQVPAGKVLVDGFGVGDVGNIVLRDRKQLSNDGILIVVVGMDAQSGLLVSGPDIVSRGFVYVRESEALLDEARARVKSALTAMEGGNLSEWSAIKALVRDTLGRFLWDRTKRRPMILPIIMEV
- the dapA gene encoding 4-hydroxy-tetrahydrodipicolinate synthase — protein: MIWPRIFTAMVTPFTDEGEIDTEAAAGLARYLRDNGSGGLILAGSTGEAFSLTAAERKTLYNAVREAVHFDIPVWIGTGTNDTRTTIELSVEAASWGADGILLVSPYYNKPTPDGLLAHYINVSQHVSCPMMLYNVPGRTASMVDANTIIAISQQVAVPFAVKEASGSLDQIMRLRTGLSPDVPIYSGDDGLYFPSLAVGIHGVVSVASHVVGKEMREMTERFLRGDIQGAQSLHDQLWPLFKALFVVSNPLPLKWLLSQLHFIRPVVRSPLIMPDDSIFAPVWSAYTQAKHLSSLSSRKTAQA